Proteins found in one Micromonospora sp. WMMD1082 genomic segment:
- a CDS encoding ABC transporter substrate-binding protein, with translation MTPFRSATATAVVSTLLATTLAGCQFGGQEQDTSPIVIAADLELSGAAAGVGKAYRQALELKVEQLNASGALNGRTIRLLPKDNRSDASESLRNIVDFSNDSRVSAIIMGGCNECAVGAVRTVNEKQIPTIALAAAGAVASPVAERRYMFKLAPNAADNAATLTDQLRRRNIDTIGLLRSEDAYGQEGATALRREFDKVGIQVLAEASVRGTDTELDGQAGTLVAAEPDALVIWAPPEQAMLATSAVKAAGFTGALFLDASAAGDLFLGAAAKAAERATLVFTQTMVIDDVIATTPAKAARRQWFQDYTARFGGYHGSASFAADAVQLIADAELRSGGAVGEVDRNALRDVLETSQLDGLTGPIRMTPDNHSGLMPQALTTLVARNGRWRLQG, from the coding sequence TTGACCCCCTTCCGCTCCGCGACCGCCACGGCGGTCGTGTCGACCCTGCTGGCCACCACGCTCGCCGGCTGCCAGTTCGGCGGGCAGGAGCAGGACACGAGCCCCATCGTGATCGCCGCCGACCTGGAACTCTCCGGCGCGGCGGCCGGGGTCGGCAAGGCGTACCGGCAGGCCCTGGAACTGAAGGTCGAGCAGTTGAACGCCTCGGGCGCACTGAACGGCCGGACAATCCGACTATTGCCGAAGGACAACCGCTCCGACGCCAGCGAGTCACTGCGAAACATCGTGGACTTCAGCAACGACTCGCGGGTGAGCGCCATCATCATGGGCGGCTGCAACGAATGCGCCGTCGGCGCGGTGCGCACCGTCAACGAGAAGCAGATCCCCACCATCGCGCTGGCCGCCGCCGGAGCCGTGGCCAGCCCGGTCGCGGAACGCCGCTACATGTTCAAACTGGCACCGAACGCCGCCGACAACGCCGCCACGCTCACCGACCAACTCCGCCGCCGCAACATCGACACGATCGGCCTGCTGCGCAGCGAGGACGCGTACGGCCAGGAGGGCGCCACGGCGCTGCGCCGCGAGTTCGACAAGGTCGGCATCCAGGTGCTGGCCGAGGCTTCCGTCCGGGGTACCGACACCGAGCTGGACGGGCAGGCGGGGACGCTGGTCGCGGCCGAGCCCGACGCCCTGGTCATCTGGGCCCCGCCGGAGCAGGCGATGCTCGCCACCAGCGCGGTCAAGGCGGCCGGCTTCACCGGGGCGCTCTTCCTCGACGCCTCGGCTGCGGGGGATCTCTTCCTCGGCGCCGCGGCGAAGGCGGCGGAGCGGGCCACCCTGGTCTTCACCCAGACGATGGTGATCGACGACGTGATCGCGACCACCCCCGCGAAGGCCGCGCGCCGCCAGTGGTTCCAGGACTACACCGCCCGCTTCGGCGGCTACCACGGCTCCGCGTCGTTCGCCGCGGACGCGGTCCAGCTCATCGCCGACGCCGAACTGCGCTCCGGTGGCGCAGTCGGCGAGGTCGACCGGAACGCCCTCCGGGACGTGCTGGAGACGTCCCAGTTGGACGGCCTGACGGGACCGATCCGGATGACGCCCGACAACCACTCCGGGCTGATGCCGCAGGCCCTGACGACGCTGGTCGCCCGCAACGGCCGGTGGCGGCTACAGGGCTGA
- a CDS encoding ABC transporter permease, translating into MTDVVPRQPEVALASEPSRVGPRDRRWRPGDLRDGVAAALLPAAGLLIALGLWWLVARLELIHPAALPPPGDVLTAFGERPARLLEHTVATTGEILFGFALSVAAGVLLGLALAVSRTVERMFTPLLVAVNAVPKITLGPLLVVALGWGQKPILTMVFLLCFFPIVLSTATGLTTTPAELAELVRSYNASRWQAFRKVRFPAALPQIFVGLKVAMPLAAIGAVIGEFQAGEGGLGYVIQQYAGIGDTATAWAAIILVALVSILLYAALVLIERRSLPWLRETTSSR; encoded by the coding sequence ATGACCGACGTCGTCCCACGGCAGCCGGAGGTGGCGCTCGCGTCCGAGCCGTCCCGGGTCGGACCGCGTGACCGGCGGTGGCGGCCGGGTGACCTACGCGACGGTGTGGCGGCCGCCCTGCTGCCGGCGGCCGGCCTGCTGATCGCCCTCGGTCTCTGGTGGCTGGTCGCCCGGCTGGAGTTGATTCACCCGGCGGCGCTGCCGCCACCCGGTGACGTGCTGACGGCGTTCGGTGAGCGGCCGGCACGGCTGCTGGAGCACACCGTCGCCACCACCGGCGAGATCCTGTTCGGCTTCGCCCTCTCCGTGGCCGCCGGGGTGCTGCTCGGCCTGGCGCTGGCCGTCTCCCGGACGGTCGAGCGGATGTTCACCCCGCTGCTGGTGGCCGTCAACGCGGTGCCGAAGATCACCCTTGGCCCGCTGCTGGTGGTGGCGCTCGGCTGGGGCCAGAAACCCATCCTGACCATGGTGTTCCTGCTCTGCTTCTTCCCGATCGTGCTCTCCACCGCGACCGGTCTGACCACCACGCCCGCCGAGCTGGCCGAGCTGGTCCGCTCCTACAACGCCTCCCGCTGGCAGGCGTTCCGCAAGGTGCGCTTCCCGGCCGCGCTCCCGCAGATCTTCGTGGGTCTGAAGGTCGCCATGCCGCTGGCCGCGATCGGTGCCGTGATCGGCGAGTTCCAGGCCGGCGAAGGTGGTCTCGGCTACGTCATCCAGCAGTACGCGGGCATCGGCGACACCGCCACGGCCTGGGCGGCGATCATCCTGGTCGCCCTGGTCAGCATCCTGCTCTACGCCGCGCTCGTGCTCATCGAGCGCCGCAGCCTACCGTGGCTGCGGGAGACCACCTCCAGCCGCTGA
- a CDS encoding ABC transporter substrate-binding protein — protein MRRLTRSVAAATMATALALVAACSSGSDDADDSSGVGASLEQVTYLTSFGNFGRDAYAWVAKEKGFFKDAGFDVEIKPGQGTGAVIQTIVGGQAHFGPIDLTGGLLQLGNGDAKDFVAVAAIQQRTMAAIATVEGTGINTPKDLEGKKLADTPGSVVRNLFPTYARMAGIDYTKVTWVNGEAQTLMGTLASGSVDGIGQFVVGQPTIEAVTKKKAVLLPYSNVMQDLYGNVLITSKQYASDNPESVKKFTEALLKGLEYALANPPEAAEILAKNAEAVNPEAAAAELQLMAGYVRSSNSGTALGTLDSGRVAKSIAILRGAGALKSDLTPDQIIDFNLAPKA, from the coding sequence ATGAGAAGGCTGACCCGTTCGGTCGCCGCGGCCACGATGGCCACCGCCCTCGCCCTGGTCGCCGCGTGCAGCAGCGGTTCGGACGACGCCGACGACAGCAGCGGCGTGGGCGCGTCCCTGGAGCAGGTGACGTACCTCACGTCGTTCGGCAACTTCGGGCGTGACGCCTACGCCTGGGTGGCCAAGGAGAAGGGTTTCTTCAAGGACGCCGGCTTCGATGTGGAGATCAAGCCCGGGCAGGGCACCGGCGCCGTGATCCAGACGATCGTCGGCGGCCAGGCGCACTTCGGCCCGATCGACCTGACCGGTGGGCTGCTCCAGCTCGGCAACGGCGACGCCAAGGACTTCGTCGCGGTGGCCGCGATCCAGCAGCGCACCATGGCCGCGATCGCCACCGTCGAGGGCACGGGGATCAACACCCCGAAGGACCTGGAGGGCAAGAAGCTCGCGGACACCCCCGGTTCGGTGGTCCGCAACCTCTTCCCGACGTACGCCCGGATGGCCGGCATCGACTACACCAAGGTGACCTGGGTCAACGGTGAGGCGCAGACCCTGATGGGCACGCTGGCCTCCGGCTCGGTCGACGGCATCGGCCAGTTCGTCGTCGGCCAGCCGACCATCGAGGCGGTGACCAAGAAGAAGGCCGTCCTGCTGCCGTACAGCAACGTGATGCAGGACCTCTACGGCAACGTGCTGATCACCTCCAAGCAGTACGCCAGCGACAACCCGGAATCGGTCAAGAAGTTCACCGAGGCGCTGCTCAAGGGCCTGGAGTACGCCCTGGCGAACCCGCCGGAGGCGGCCGAGATCCTGGCCAAGAACGCCGAGGCGGTCAACCCCGAGGCCGCCGCCGCCGAGCTGCAACTGATGGCCGGGTACGTCCGCTCCAGCAACTCCGGCACCGCACTGGGCACGCTGGACAGTGGCCGGGTCGCCAAGAGCATCGCGATCCTGCGCGGGGCCGGCGCCCTGAAGTCGGACCTCACCCCCGACCAGATCATCGACTTCAACCTCGCGCCGAAGGCCTGA
- a CDS encoding ABC transporter ATP-binding protein produces MIRLSGVSRTFDGRTGRVEALRGIDLDVGDGEFVAVLGRSGCGKSTLLRLIAGLIPVTAGEVAVGGTPVTGPRQDIAMLFQRPALLPWRTVLDNVLLPVEIFGWKRADHRDRARDLLEVAGLAGFEKRLPHELSGGMQQRVSLCRSLIGDPRVMLMDEPFSALDALTREELAGELQRVHMRTGATVVFVTHSIDEAVLLADRVVVLSPRPGRVRKIVEVAIPRPRTLGRNAHLADVARVSADLHELLMERDQPAAAGAEGR; encoded by the coding sequence ATGATCCGCCTGTCCGGGGTGTCGCGCACCTTCGACGGCCGTACCGGCCGGGTCGAAGCGCTGCGCGGCATCGACCTCGACGTGGGCGACGGCGAGTTCGTCGCAGTGCTCGGCCGCTCGGGGTGCGGCAAGTCCACCCTGCTGCGGCTGATCGCCGGCCTCATCCCGGTCACCGCCGGCGAGGTGGCCGTGGGTGGCACGCCGGTCACCGGGCCACGCCAGGACATCGCCATGCTGTTCCAGCGGCCGGCCCTGCTCCCGTGGCGCACCGTGCTGGACAATGTCCTGCTGCCGGTGGAGATATTCGGCTGGAAGCGCGCCGATCACCGGGACCGGGCGCGGGACCTGCTCGAGGTGGCCGGGCTGGCCGGCTTCGAGAAGCGGCTGCCGCACGAGCTGTCCGGCGGCATGCAGCAGCGGGTCTCCCTCTGCCGCTCGCTGATCGGCGACCCCCGGGTGATGCTGATGGACGAACCCTTCTCCGCGCTCGACGCGCTCACCCGCGAGGAGCTGGCCGGGGAGTTGCAGCGGGTGCACATGCGCACCGGCGCCACCGTGGTCTTCGTCACCCACTCCATCGACGAGGCGGTGCTGCTCGCCGACCGGGTGGTGGTGCTCAGTCCGCGACCCGGCCGGGTCCGCAAGATCGTCGAGGTGGCCATCCCCCGGCCCCGCACCCTCGGTCGCAACGCCCACCTGGCGGACGTCGCCCGGGTCAGTGCCGACCTGCACGAACTGCTGATGGAACGCGACCAGCCAGCGGCCGCCGGCGCGGAAGGGCGATGA
- a CDS encoding LLM class F420-dependent oxidoreductase — MRVAVFTEPHRGASYDDQLRFARLAEDGGFDGFFRADHYQAMGDEPALPGPTDAWLTLAALARETSRIRLGTLVTSATFRLPGPLAVMVAQVDQMSGGRVELGIGAGWYAREHASYGIPFPGTSERFDRLAEQLDVITGLWGTPSGGTFSYTGDHYRLTDSPALPKPVQTPGPPVIVGGRGPKRTPELAARYADEFNVPFTSIEQTTEAYERVREACHRVDRTGDRPLTLSAGIVVAIGRTDAEARRRAAPLHVKSALPPEDPVVGSPEQLVDRIGEFAAIGTARVHLRLIDITDLDHLELIAAEVLPRLDGTR, encoded by the coding sequence ATGCGGGTGGCCGTCTTCACGGAGCCGCACCGGGGCGCCAGCTACGACGACCAGCTGCGGTTCGCCCGGCTCGCCGAGGACGGCGGTTTCGACGGATTCTTCCGCGCCGACCACTACCAGGCCATGGGTGACGAGCCGGCGCTGCCCGGCCCGACCGACGCCTGGCTGACGCTGGCCGCGCTCGCCCGGGAGACCAGCCGGATCCGGCTGGGCACGCTGGTCACCTCGGCGACCTTCCGGCTGCCCGGCCCGCTGGCCGTGATGGTGGCCCAGGTCGACCAGATGAGCGGCGGCCGGGTCGAGCTGGGCATCGGCGCCGGCTGGTACGCCCGGGAGCACGCCTCGTACGGCATCCCGTTCCCCGGCACCAGCGAACGCTTCGACCGGCTCGCCGAGCAGCTCGACGTGATCACCGGACTCTGGGGCACCCCGTCGGGCGGGACGTTCAGCTACACCGGCGACCACTACCGGCTCACCGACTCACCGGCCCTGCCCAAGCCGGTGCAGACCCCCGGGCCGCCGGTGATCGTCGGCGGACGCGGCCCCAAGCGCACCCCGGAGCTGGCCGCCCGCTACGCCGACGAGTTCAACGTGCCCTTCACCAGCATCGAACAGACCACCGAGGCGTACGAGCGGGTACGTGAGGCGTGTCACCGGGTCGATCGCACCGGTGACCGGCCGCTGACGCTCTCCGCCGGGATCGTGGTGGCGATCGGGCGTACCGACGCCGAGGCCCGGCGGCGGGCGGCACCGCTGCACGTCAAGAGCGCCCTGCCGCCGGAGGACCCGGTGGTCGGCTCGCCGGAGCAGTTGGTCGACCGGATCGGCGAGTTCGCGGCGATCGGCACCGCCCGGGTGCACCTGCGCCTGATCGACATCACCGACCTGGACCACCTGGAACTCATCGCCGCCGAGGTGCTTCCCCGACTGGACGGAACCCGATGA
- a CDS encoding cupin: MTDTPLDLHAPGQEPTLGPVGQEIVFENDRVRVWHIRLEPGERQPLHRHDHPYLVVAVQGAKNVVQTIDGTRIDADEPTGGVVYRDPGAVHMLTNVGDTTYLARLVELK; this comes from the coding sequence ATGACCGACACGCCGCTCGACCTCCACGCGCCCGGCCAGGAGCCCACCCTCGGTCCGGTGGGGCAGGAGATCGTCTTCGAGAACGACCGGGTCCGGGTGTGGCACATCCGGCTGGAGCCGGGCGAGCGGCAGCCGCTGCACCGGCACGACCATCCCTACCTCGTGGTGGCCGTCCAGGGTGCGAAGAACGTCGTACAGACCATCGACGGGACCAGGATCGACGCCGACGAGCCGACCGGCGGGGTGGTCTACCGCGATCCGGGTGCCGTGCACATGCTGACCAACGTCGGCGACACGACTTACCTGGCCCGGCTGGTCGAACTCAAGTAG
- the thiC gene encoding phosphomethylpyrimidine synthase ThiC produces the protein MQARRKVYVEGSRPDIRVPFAEVELTGDNPPVRLYDTSGPGSDPEVGLSPLRGPWIAERGDVAPVRGAGTPLAGAGGKRPTQLAYARAGIVTPEMEFVAVREGMAPEFVRDEIAAGRAVLPLNVNHPECEPAIIGKAFLVKVNANIGTSAVTSSVAEEVEKLTWATRWGADTVMDLSTGKRIHETREAIVRNSPVPIGTVPIYQALEKVGGDPVKLSWEVFRDTVVEQAEQGVDYMTVHAGVLLPYVPLAVDRVTGIVSRGGSIMAAWCLAHHEENFLYTNFRELCEILARYDVTFSLGDGLRPGSIADANDEAQFAELRTLGELTKIAWEYDVQVMIEGPGHVPMHKIKENVDLQQEWCHEAPFYTLGPLTTDIAPAYDHITSAIGAAMIGMFGTAMLCYVTPKEHLGLPDRDDVKAGVIAYKIAAHAADLAKGHPGAQAWDDALSKARFEFRWADQFNLSLDPETARSYHDATLPAEPAKTAHFCSMCGPKFCSMKITQDLKEYAARGMQDKSDEFVAAGGRVYLPLA, from the coding sequence ATGCAGGCACGTCGCAAGGTGTACGTCGAGGGATCCCGGCCGGACATCCGGGTGCCGTTCGCGGAGGTGGAGCTGACCGGGGACAACCCGCCGGTGCGGCTCTACGACACCTCCGGCCCGGGCTCGGACCCGGAGGTCGGGCTGTCGCCGCTGCGCGGACCGTGGATCGCCGAGCGGGGCGACGTGGCGCCGGTACGGGGTGCCGGCACCCCGCTGGCCGGGGCGGGCGGGAAGCGGCCGACGCAGCTCGCGTACGCGCGGGCCGGCATCGTCACGCCGGAGATGGAGTTCGTCGCGGTACGGGAGGGCATGGCGCCGGAGTTCGTCCGGGACGAGATCGCGGCCGGGCGGGCGGTGCTGCCGCTCAACGTCAACCACCCGGAGTGCGAGCCGGCGATCATCGGCAAGGCGTTCCTGGTCAAGGTCAACGCCAACATCGGCACCTCGGCCGTGACCTCGTCGGTGGCCGAGGAGGTGGAGAAGCTGACCTGGGCCACCCGGTGGGGCGCGGACACGGTGATGGACCTGTCCACCGGCAAGCGGATCCACGAGACGCGCGAGGCGATCGTGCGGAACTCGCCGGTGCCGATCGGGACGGTACCGATCTACCAGGCGCTGGAGAAGGTCGGTGGCGACCCGGTAAAGCTGAGCTGGGAGGTGTTCCGGGACACCGTCGTCGAGCAGGCCGAGCAGGGCGTGGACTACATGACCGTGCACGCCGGGGTGCTGCTGCCGTACGTGCCGCTGGCGGTGGACCGGGTCACCGGCATCGTGTCGCGGGGCGGCTCGATCATGGCTGCCTGGTGTCTGGCGCACCACGAGGAGAACTTCCTCTACACCAACTTCCGGGAACTGTGCGAGATCCTGGCCCGTTACGACGTGACGTTCTCCCTCGGCGACGGCCTGCGGCCCGGCTCGATCGCGGACGCCAACGACGAGGCGCAGTTCGCCGAGCTGCGTACGCTGGGCGAGCTGACGAAGATCGCCTGGGAGTACGACGTGCAGGTGATGATCGAGGGCCCCGGGCACGTGCCGATGCACAAGATCAAGGAGAACGTGGACCTCCAGCAGGAGTGGTGCCACGAGGCGCCGTTCTACACGCTCGGCCCACTGACCACCGACATCGCCCCCGCGTACGACCACATCACCTCGGCCATCGGCGCCGCGATGATCGGCATGTTCGGCACCGCCATGCTCTGCTACGTCACGCCGAAGGAGCACCTGGGGCTGCCGGACCGCGACGACGTGAAGGCCGGCGTGATCGCGTACAAGATCGCGGCGCACGCGGCGGACCTCGCGAAGGGGCATCCGGGCGCGCAGGCCTGGGACGACGCGCTCTCCAAGGCGCGGTTCGAGTTCCGCTGGGCCGACCAGTTCAACCTCTCGCTCGACCCGGAGACCGCGCGGTCGTACCACGACGCGACGCTGCCCGCCGAGCCGGCGAAGACCGCGCACTTCTGCTCGATGTGCGGGCCGAAGTTCTGCTCCATGAAGATCACTCAGGATCTCAAGGAGTACGCCGCCCGTGGCATGCAGGACAAGTCCGACGAGTTCGTCGCCGCCGGTGGTCGGGTCTACCTACCGCTGGCCTGA
- the thiD gene encoding bifunctional hydroxymethylpyrimidine kinase/phosphomethylpyrimidine kinase, with the protein MTPTTVLTVAGSDSGGGAGIQADLKVFAALGAYGTSVLTAVTAQNTRGVDAVLPLPPQTVTEQLDSVLSDFAVRAVKTGMLGTPAVAGAVADAAAAGRLPQLVVDPVLVATSGHRLGVVEAVERLLPYARVATPNSAEAAALTGAAVTTVAEMAVAARALAAGGPEWVIVTGGDVDAGEEAVDVLHGPDGTDVLRAPRVPTRHTHGTGCSFSAAVAVRLALGDPVPAAVAAAKEYVTRALTGARNWELGAGRGPMDHFGWSA; encoded by the coding sequence GTGACCCCCACCACCGTGCTCACCGTCGCCGGCTCGGATTCCGGCGGTGGTGCCGGAATCCAGGCCGACCTGAAGGTCTTCGCCGCCCTCGGCGCGTACGGCACGAGCGTCCTCACCGCGGTCACCGCGCAGAACACCCGGGGCGTGGACGCGGTGCTGCCGCTGCCCCCGCAGACGGTGACCGAGCAGCTCGACAGCGTGCTGTCGGACTTCGCGGTGCGGGCGGTGAAGACCGGGATGCTCGGCACCCCGGCCGTGGCGGGGGCGGTGGCCGACGCGGCTGCCGCCGGCCGGCTGCCGCAGCTGGTCGTCGATCCGGTGCTGGTGGCCACCAGCGGGCATCGGCTCGGTGTGGTGGAGGCGGTGGAGCGGCTGCTGCCGTACGCCCGGGTGGCGACGCCGAACAGCGCGGAGGCCGCGGCCCTCACCGGGGCCGCGGTGACCACTGTGGCGGAGATGGCGGTGGCGGCGCGGGCCCTGGCGGCCGGCGGGCCGGAGTGGGTGATCGTCACCGGCGGTGACGTGGATGCCGGTGAGGAGGCGGTGGACGTGCTGCACGGCCCGGACGGGACCGACGTGCTGCGCGCCCCCCGGGTGCCGACGCGGCACACGCACGGGACCGGATGTTCGTTCTCGGCGGCCGTCGCGGTGCGGCTGGCGCTGGGCGATCCGGTGCCGGCGGCGGTCGCGGCGGCGAAGGAGTACGTGACCCGCGCGCTGACCGGCGCGCGGAACTGGGAGCTGGGCGCGGGACGCGGACCGATGGACCACTTCGGCTGGTCCGCCTGA
- a CDS encoding thiamine phosphate synthase — protein MAGGRSGVGRLGGVAGLVRVVAGAVAGGVRWVVLREKDLPRAERLALATELRPILAEAGGTLIVAGPDPLLAAPDAFSVGWSPVALHLSAAGPYPPPAADLVGRSCHDEAELRRLTTEDYVTLSPVYPTRTKPGYGPPLRPEGLAELIRSSPVPALALGGLETPAQVRACVEAGATGVAVLGAVMRSDDPQETAAALTKAFQEAATPDPLTPHPTPDPRTAALDRTTGRSPTASTTSGRRPTVPTEGSSLTARSGHGRPPPQPATTPPRRPKP, from the coding sequence GTGGCGGGTGGGCGCAGCGGGGTGGGTCGGCTGGGTGGGGTGGCGGGGTTGGTCCGGGTGGTGGCGGGGGCGGTGGCCGGGGGAGTGCGGTGGGTGGTGCTGCGGGAGAAGGACCTGCCCCGGGCCGAACGCCTCGCCCTCGCCACCGAGCTGCGGCCGATCCTGGCCGAGGCCGGCGGCACCCTCATCGTCGCCGGCCCCGACCCGCTGCTCGCCGCGCCTGATGCCTTCTCGGTGGGCTGGTCACCGGTCGCGCTGCACCTGTCGGCGGCCGGCCCCTACCCGCCGCCCGCCGCCGACCTGGTCGGTCGGTCCTGCCACGACGAGGCGGAGCTGCGCCGACTCACCACCGAGGACTATGTCACCCTCTCGCCGGTCTATCCGACCAGGACAAAGCCCGGCTACGGCCCACCCCTGCGACCCGAGGGCCTCGCCGAGCTGATCCGGAGCAGCCCCGTGCCGGCCCTGGCCCTGGGCGGCCTCGAAACCCCCGCCCAGGTACGCGCCTGCGTCGAGGCGGGCGCCACCGGAGTCGCCGTCCTCGGCGCCGTCATGCGCTCGGATGACCCCCAAGAAACCGCCGCCGCCCTCACCAAAGCCTTCCAAGAGGCAGCCACACCGGATCCGCTGACCCCCCACCCCACGCCGGATCCTCGGACGGCAGCCCTTGACCGGACAACCGGAAGGTCGCCGACGGCATCGACCACGTCAGGGCGGCGGCCGACCGTGCCCACGGAGGGATCAAGCCTGACCGCCCGGAGTGGGCACGGTCGGCCGCCGCCCCAACCCGCAACCACGCCGCCGCGAAGGCCGAAGCCCTAG
- a CDS encoding thiazole synthase, whose protein sequence is MDGASAGFELGGVRFGSRLILGTGGAANLHVLEQAIRASGTELVTLALRRVETGPGGSGGLLDLLARCGVRLLPNTAGCYTAGEAVKVARLARDAFETDWVKLEVIGDERTLLPDGVELLRAAEELVDDGFTVLPYTSDDPVLARRLADVGCAAVMPAGAPIGSGLGINNPHHIRLIRQDVDVPVILDAGIGTASDAALAMELGCDAVLLASAVTRAADPVAMATAMRYAIEAGRLAHGAGRIPHRFHALPSTPDEGRPDL, encoded by the coding sequence TTGGACGGCGCATCGGCGGGCTTCGAGCTGGGCGGCGTACGCTTCGGTTCCCGGCTGATCCTGGGCACCGGCGGCGCGGCCAACCTGCACGTGCTGGAGCAGGCGATCCGGGCGTCCGGCACCGAGCTGGTCACCCTGGCGTTGCGCCGGGTGGAGACCGGGCCGGGCGGCTCCGGCGGGCTGCTGGATCTGCTCGCCCGGTGCGGCGTACGGCTGCTGCCCAACACGGCCGGCTGCTACACGGCCGGCGAGGCGGTGAAGGTGGCCCGGCTGGCCCGGGACGCGTTCGAGACCGACTGGGTCAAGCTGGAGGTGATCGGCGACGAGCGCACGCTGCTGCCCGACGGGGTGGAGCTGCTGCGCGCCGCCGAGGAACTCGTCGACGACGGGTTCACCGTGCTGCCGTACACCTCGGACGATCCGGTGCTGGCACGGCGCCTCGCCGACGTCGGCTGCGCGGCGGTGATGCCGGCCGGCGCGCCCATCGGGTCCGGCCTGGGGATCAACAATCCGCACCACATCCGGCTCATCCGGCAGGACGTCGACGTCCCGGTGATCCTGGACGCGGGCATCGGCACCGCCTCCGACGCGGCCCTGGCCATGGAGCTGGGCTGCGACGCGGTGCTGCTGGCCAGCGCGGTGACCCGCGCGGCGGACCCGGTGGCGATGGCCACCGCGATGCGGTACGCGATCGAGGCCGGACGGCTCGCCCACGGCGCCGGCCGCATCCCGCACCGCTTCCACGCCCTCCCCTCCACCCCCGACGAAGGCCGCCCCGACCTGTGA
- the thiS gene encoding sulfur carrier protein ThiS, giving the protein MELTVNGVGRSLPDGLTVADLVRDVTGQQRGVAVAVNGEVVPRTGWPAAVLRGGDRVEVLSAAQGG; this is encoded by the coding sequence GTGGAACTGACGGTGAACGGTGTCGGGCGCAGCCTGCCGGACGGGCTCACGGTCGCCGACCTGGTCCGGGACGTGACCGGCCAGCAGCGGGGCGTGGCGGTGGCGGTGAACGGTGAGGTGGTGCCGCGTACCGGCTGGCCGGCGGCCGTGCTGCGCGGCGGCGACCGGGTCGAGGTGCTCAGCGCCGCCCAGGGCGGGTGA
- the thiO gene encoding glycine oxidase ThiO, translating into MLTGGPSAAGGVDRGPFVAPDVAVVGAGPVGLAIAWRCAARGLRVVVHDPAPGSGASHVAAGMLAPVAEAYFGERELTALLTESAGRWPGFAAELAEATGADLGYRTEGTLVVGLTSDDLAEARRLWAYQQGLGLPVTPLRPAQLREREPGLAPRLRGGALAATDHQVDPRRLVPALRLAAERAGAVLVAEPVRRLREVRAGVTVVAAGCGAAVLTGLPVRPVKGQVLRLRAPGGGRPGFRHVIRGYADGEHVYLVPRDSGEVVVGATVEERSDLDVSAGAVLRLLRAAVDLLPELAEYDLVETVAGLRPGTPDNAPILGPLPGHPGVLVATGHHRHGIVLTPVTADLIADLVTGGGPDPLLAPFRPDRFATTGDAVPVAAGAATTPAHSTEDDSWN; encoded by the coding sequence GTGTTGACCGGGGGCCCCTCCGCTGCCGGAGGCGTTGACCGGGGGCCCTTCGTCGCACCGGATGTCGCGGTGGTGGGGGCGGGGCCGGTCGGGCTGGCGATCGCCTGGCGGTGCGCGGCGCGCGGGCTGCGGGTGGTCGTGCACGATCCGGCGCCCGGGTCGGGTGCCTCGCACGTGGCCGCCGGGATGCTGGCGCCGGTGGCCGAGGCGTACTTCGGCGAGCGGGAGCTGACCGCTCTGCTCACCGAATCCGCCGGGCGCTGGCCCGGGTTCGCGGCCGAGCTGGCCGAGGCGACCGGCGCCGACCTCGGCTACCGGACCGAGGGCACGCTGGTGGTCGGGCTGACCTCGGATGACCTGGCCGAGGCGCGCCGGCTCTGGGCGTACCAGCAGGGGCTGGGGTTGCCGGTGACGCCGCTGCGCCCCGCGCAGCTGCGCGAGCGTGAGCCGGGGCTGGCACCCCGGCTGCGGGGCGGCGCGCTCGCCGCCACCGACCATCAGGTCGATCCGCGCCGGCTGGTGCCGGCGCTGCGGCTCGCGGCCGAGCGGGCCGGGGCGGTGCTGGTCGCCGAGCCGGTGCGCCGGCTACGCGAGGTCAGGGCCGGCGTCACGGTGGTCGCCGCCGGCTGTGGCGCCGCCGTCCTCACCGGGCTGCCGGTCCGGCCGGTGAAGGGTCAGGTGCTGCGGCTGCGCGCGCCCGGTGGCGGCCGGCCGGGCTTCCGGCACGTGATCCGGGGGTACGCAGACGGCGAGCACGTCTACCTGGTCCCCCGGGACAGCGGTGAGGTGGTGGTCGGCGCCACCGTCGAGGAGCGCTCCGATCTGGACGTCTCCGCCGGGGCGGTGCTGCGGCTGCTGCGCGCCGCCGTCGACCTGCTGCCCGAACTCGCCGAGTACGACCTGGTGGAGACGGTGGCGGGGCTGCGCCCCGGTACGCCGGACAACGCCCCGATCCTCGGCCCGTTGCCGGGCCACCCGGGCGTGCTGGTCGCCACCGGCCACCACCGGCACGGGATCGTGCTCACCCCGGTCACCGCGGACCTGATCGCCGATCTGGTCACCGGGGGTGGCCCCGACCCGCTGCTCGCCCCCTTCCGGCCGGACCGGTTCGCCACCACGGGGGACGCCGTGCCGGTGGCGGCCGGCGCTGCCACCACGCCCGCGCACTCGACGGAGGATGACTCGTGGAACTGA